One stretch of Glycine soja cultivar W05 chromosome 7, ASM419377v2, whole genome shotgun sequence DNA includes these proteins:
- the LOC114418081 gene encoding mediator of RNA polymerase II transcription subunit 15a-like isoform X3, translating into MFPGSQRQMPGRQQIVPPQNSQQYLYQQQFKQKLQLQSQMQQQQQNLLQPNQLQSSQQSIMQTSSVMQPSMMQASSLSSIPQNQQSTNVQQPMQSMPQQHSQVIRHQQQQTSIVHQQQTAVTHQPSLPSQQQQQLMGHQPNTTNMQHAQMLGQQNNVGDIQQPQRMLSQQSNLTNLQQRQQLINQQNNPANIHQQQFGNNGPGLQQQHLLGHESGNADMQTSHHSTHMLQQPKVPMQQQSQQNTSNLLLPHSQQPQPLGSQQQLMPQIHTQSAQLQQQLGLQQQPNPSQRDMQQRIQASGSLLQQQNVLDQKKQLYQTQRTLPETSATSLDSTAQTAQPSGADWQEEVYRKLQTMKESYLPEMNEMYQKIANKLQQHDSLPQQPKSDQIDKLRAYKTMLERMMALLQIPKNNILPNFKEKLGSYEKQIINLINSNRPRKGMNSVQAGQLPPTHMSSMQQPQSQVTQVHSHENQMNPQLQSTNLQGSVPTMQQNNIASLQHNALAGVSTGQQNMMNSMQPVTNLDSGHGNSMNSLQQVPMSSLQQNPVSTPQQTNINSLPSQGGANMIQPNALQSGSSALQHQLKHQQEQQMLQSQQFKQQYQQRQQLMQRQQLLQQQQLHHPAKPQLSSQLQTHQMPQLHQMNDINDIKMRQGMGVKSGVFQQHLTSGQHSTYSHQQLKQGSAFPVSSPQLLQAASPQIQQHSSPQVDQQNHLPSKAKVTTPLQSSNSPFVGPTPSPPLAPSPMPGESEKPIPCVSSISNAANIGHQQTGGAIAPAQSLAIGTPGISASPLLAEFSAPDGAHGNALAATSGKSTVTEQPLERLINAVKSMSSKALSAAVMDIGSVVSMNDRIAGSAPGNGSRAAVGEDLVSMTNCRLQARNFITQDGSNGIKRMKRYTSAIPLNVVPSAGSMNDSIKQLTASETSDLESTATSSVKKPKIEVNHALLEEIREINHQLIDTVVDISNEDVDPTAAVAAAEGAEGIIVKCSFIAVALSPSLKSQYASAQMSPIQPLRLLVPANYPNCSPILLDKFPVESSKENDDLSVKARSKFSTSLRSLSQPMSLGEIARTWDVCARRVISEHAQQSGGGSFSSKYGTWENCLTTN; encoded by the exons ATGTTTCCTGGTTCTCAGAGACAAATGCCAGGAAGGCAGCAGATTGTTCCCCCACAGAATTCACAGCAATATCTTTACCAACAGCAGTTTAAGCAGAAGCTCCAGCTTCAATCTCAgatgcagcagcaacaacaaaacCTTCTGCAACCAAATCAGTTGCAATCTTCTCAGCAATCTATTATGCAAACTTCATCTGTTATGCAGCCATCCATGATGCAAGCATCTTCTCTATCTAGCATACCACAGAATCAGCAGTCTACTAATGTTCAACAGCCAATGCAGTCCATGCCACAGCAGCATTCACAAGTTATCAGGCATCAGCAACAACAGACTTCTATTGTACATCAGCAACAAACAGCAGTCACTCATCAGCCAAGCTTACCttcacaacagcaacaacaacttaTGGGGCATCAGCCAAATACAACAAACATGCAACATGCACAGATGCTTGGGCAACAGAACAATGTTGGTGATATACAGCAACCACAGAGGATGCTCTCACAACAGAGTAATCTTACAAACCTGCAACAGAGACAGCAGTTAATAAATCAGCAAAACAACCCAGCAAATATACATCAACAACAATTTGGAAATAATGGCCCTGGGTTACAGCAGCAACATTTGCTCGGACATGAATCCGGCAATGCTGACATGCAAACAAGTCATCACTCTACACACATGTTGCAGCAACCAAAGGTTCCAATGCAGCAACAATCACAACAAAATACATCAAATTTGTTGCTACCTCATTCACAGCAACCACAGCCACTGGGTTCACAACAGCAATTAATGCCACAGATTCACACTCAGTCTGCACAGTTGCAACAGCAATTGGGTTTGCAGCAGCAGCCAAATCCCTCACAACGAGATATGCAGCAAAGAATTCAAGCATCAGGGTCCTTACTTCAACAACAAAATGTTCTTGATCAGAAAAAGCAGTTGTATCAGACTCAAAGAACTCTTCCAGAAACATCAGCAA CTTCTCTGGATTCTACAGCACAGACTGCACAACCAAGTGGGGCTGATTGGCAAGAAGAAGTATACCGGAAG CTCCAAACCATGAAAGAAAGTTACTTACCAGAGATGAATGAAATGTATCAAAAAATTGCTAATAAACTTCAGCAg CATGATTCTCTTCCCCAACAGCCGAAGTCAGATCAGATTGATAAATTGAGGGCATATAAAACAATGTTGGAGCGTATGATGGCACTCCTACAGATTCCCAAGAACAACATTTTGCCTAATTTCAAGGAAAAACTGGGATCATATGAGAAGCAAATTATAAATCTCATAAATTCAAATAGACCCAGGAAAGGCATGAATTCAGTACAGGCAGGACAGCTCCCCCCAACTCATATGTCCTCCATGCAACAGCCACAATCCCAAGTTACTCAAGTACATTCTCATGAAAACCAAATGAACCCTCAATTGCAGTCAACAAATTTACAGGGTTCTGTACCAACCATGCAGCAGAATAATATTGCAAGCTTGCAGCACAATGCTTTGGCTGGTGTATCAACAGGACAACAGAATATGATGAATTCAATGCAACCTGTAACTAATTTAGATTCTGGACATGGAAATTCTATGAACTCCCTTCAACAGGTTCCAATGAGCTCCCTCCAACAAAACCCTGTTAGTACTCCTCAACAGACTAACATTAATTCCTTACCATCACAAGGTGGGGCAAATATGATTCAACCAAATGCCCTTCAGTCAGGTTCCAGTGCACTTCAACACCAACTGAAACATCAGCAAGAACAGCAGATGCTGCAGAGtcaacaattcaaacaacaatatcaGCAGCGACAACAATTGATGCAGAGGCAGCAGCTCCTGCAGCAGCAGCAACTACACCATCCAGCAAAGCCACAGCTATCTTCACAATTGCAGACACATCAAATGCCCCAACTTCACCAAATGAATgatataaatgatataaaaatgcGACAAGGAATGGGTGTTAAGTCAGGTGTCTTTCAGCAGCATCTTACATCAGGTCAACACTCAACATATTCCCATCAACAGCTGAAACAAGGGAGTGCATTTCCTGTTTCTTCACCCCAACTCCTTCAGGCTGCATCTCCTCAGATTCAGCAACACTCATCTCCCCAGGTTGACCAACAAAATCATCTCCCATCCAAAGCAAAAGTCACAACTCCTCTGCAATCTTCTAATTCACCCTTTGTGGGACCTACCCCTTCACCTCCCTTGGCTCCATCTCCTATGCCAGGAGAATCTGAGAAGCCTATTCCTTGTGTTTCATCAATATCAAATGCTGCAAATATTGGACATCAACAAACAGGGGGTGCAATAGCACCAGCACAATCCCTTGCCATTGGGACTCCTGGGATATCAGCCTCTCCTTTATTGGCAGAATTCAGTGCTCCTGATGGTGCACATGGTAATGCTTTAGCTGCCACTTCTGGGAAGTCAACTGTTACAGAGCAGCCTCTTGAACGCCTAATTAATGCG GTGAAATCAATGTCAAGTAAAGCATTAAGTGCTGCAGTCATGGATATTGGTTCAGTTGTCAGCATGAATGATAGAATTGCAGGATCAGCTCCAGGTAATGGATCCAGAGCGGCTGTTGGTGAGGATTTGGTTTCCATGACTAATTGTCGTCTACAGGCTAGAAATTTCATTACTCAAGATGGTTCCAATGGAATTAAGAGGATGAAACGTTACACCAGTGCTATACCCTTGAATGTTGTACCATCTGCTGGTAGCATGAATGATAGTATCAAGCAGTTAACTGCTTCAGAGACTTCTGATCTGGAGTCAACTGCAACATCCAGTGTCAAGAAACCAAAGATTGAG GTTAATCATGCCCTTTTGGAAGAAATAAGGGAGATTAACCACCAACTTATTGACACGGTAGTAGACATAAGCAATGAAGATGTTGATCCAACAGctgctgttgctgctgctgAAGGGGCAGAAGGgatcattgtcaaatgctctttCATTGCCGTGGCTCTCAGCCCTAGCTTAAAATCCCAATATGCTTCAGCACAGATG TCACCTATTCAGCCCCTGCGTTTGCTGGTTCCTGCAAATTATCCTAATTGTTCTCCCATACTCCTAGACAAATTTCCAGTTGAATCCAG TAAGGAGAATGATGATCTTTCAGTGAAAGCAAGGTCAAAGTTTAGCACATCTTTACGCAGTTTATCACAACCTATGTCACTTGGGGAGATAGCAAGGACTTGGGATGTTTGTGCTCGCCGTGTTATTTCTGAGCATGCACAACAGAGTGGGGGAGGAAGCTTCAGCTCTAAGTATGGAACTTGGGAGAATTGCTTGACCACCAACTAA